The sequence below is a genomic window from Cryptosporidium parvum Iowa II chromosome 6, whole genome shotgun sequence.
TCGTACCAAGTATAAGATTCAGATACCTTTACCACCAAAAATAGACCCCTCAGTTGCAATGATGACTGTAGAAGATAAACCTGATGTTACTTATAATGACATTGGAGGAGCAAAAGAGCAGTTGGAACGTCTAAGAGAAGTTGTGGAAATGCCTTTATTACATCCTGAGAGATTCGTACAATTAGGTATTGACCCGCCAAAAGGAGTATTATTGTATGGCCCTCCTGGTACTGGAAAGACTCTAACAGCAAGAGCCGTAGCAAATAGAACAGATGCATGTTTCATATGTGTTATTGGCTCCGAGTTGGTACAGAAATATGTTGGAGAAGGAGCAAGAATGGTTAGAGAACTTTTTAAATTAGCTAGAAGTAAGAAAGCATGTATATTGTTTATAGATGAAGTAGATGCAATAGGAGGAGCAAGAGGTGATGAAAGTGCTCATGGAGATCATGAGGTTCAAAGAACTATGCTTGAAATTGTGAATCAACTCGATGGATTTGATGCAAGAGGTAATATCAAGGTCCTTATGGCAACTAACAGGCCAGATACTTTGGATCCTGCTCTTCTTAGACCAGGAAGATTAGATAGAAAAGTTGAGTTCGGACTTCCAGATTTGGAAGGAAGAACCCAGATTTTTAGAATCCACGCTAAAGTAATGAGTATGGAAAGAGATATCAGATTTGAGCTCCTTTCTAGACTTTGTCCAAACTGTACAGGTGCCGATATAAGATCAGTCTGTACTGAAGCTGGAATGTTTGCAATTAGAGCAAGAAGGAAAAGTATCAGTGAAAAAGATCTTTTGGATGCCATTAACAAAGTTGTTAAAGGTTACAAGAAGTTCTCTGCAACAGCAAAGTATATGGTTtacaattaaaaattacaaGGATGATGCAAGTAAATatcaaaagaagaaaatagcaataataataataaaacttAAGTTAAATATAAGAATATACCATTCTAGTAGTCATTCATTGCATTGTATCCATAATACTCGTTTTTAAGATTTTGATACTCATACCAAGTATCCTCCTCAAAATCTTTTTCAGCTCTTAACTTTCTATATCTTTGAGCATATGCAATAAAAGCTACCAACAATAGAAATATACCTCCCAAAGCTATAGCAAATGAGACGCTTGGCTGTGGAACTGGATAATATCCAACACTATTGATTATTCCAAATGCTTCGTTCATCAAGAATGCATATAGACATAATGTTAGTGAACATATCAAAAAAGCAGCGAAACTGAAGGCTGTGGATAATCTCAAGCTTGAAATGTTACTCCTTAAGGAGCAAATCATTGCTCCTGTTAACATTCCGCATGTTATTGCCAAAACTATAGCTGTAGCATATGAGATATTCTTTACGATTCTATATGCATCACACTTGTGCGAGTACCAAATACATAATGGGGATGAGCAAGTCAAACCAAGTGCAAGCTTTCCTGCTGTTATACATGCAATTTCCCAAACCTC
It includes:
- a CDS encoding 26S proteasome regulatory subunit 7 (RPT1)-like. AAA atpase translates to MAVKPQIKTEKDGGKEEEDQSRPLDQVDIDIMRKYGMGPYVSKIKQVETEVKDLMSAISKLNSIRESDTGLAPPSQWDLAADRQNMQMEQPLQVARCTKIIDAGTEEAKYMINIKQMAKYVVGLGDKVAPTDIEEGMRVGVDRTKYKIQIPLPPKIDPSVAMMTVEDKPDVTYNDIGGAKEQLERLREVVEMPLLHPERFVQLGIDPPKGVLLYGPPGTGKTLTARAVANRTDACFICVIGSELVQKYVGEGARMVRELFKLARSKKACILFIDEVDAIGGARGDESAHGDHEVQRTMLEIVNQLDGFDARGNIKVLMATNRPDTLDPALLRPGRLDRKVEFGLPDLEGRTQIFRIHAKVMSMERDIRFELLSRLCPNCTGADIRSVCTEAGMFAIRARRKSISEKDLLDAINKVVKGYKKFSATAKYMVYN